The proteins below come from a single Kitasatospora sp. NBC_00315 genomic window:
- a CDS encoding ricin-type beta-trefoil lectin domain protein yields MSRLWRLAPLWVLTLLAAVLAVSTVPAQAATTSVTVDGTQGGRTFDGIGAISGGGGNSRLLTDYPAAQQTQILDYLFKPGYGANLQLLKLEIGGDANSTDGSEPSVEHSRGVVNCNAGYEFWLAEQAKARNPDIGLYGLAWAAPGWINGGFWSTDTINYLISWLGCAKQHGLTISYLGGWNERGHDANWFVQLRSALNSAGYSGVKLVADDSGWGVADDMAKNQAFNDAVAIIGAHYSCEGGDGGNANSCSSSTAAKNNGKPLWDSENGSQDMNTGAPALIRAITRGYVDAKMTSYFNWPLIAAIYPNLPYNTVGLATAGSPWSGNYSIGASTWATAQVTQFTKPGWKFIDSSSGYLGGAESNGTYVTVRSNTSSDYSTILETTTSGSSQTVNFAVKGGLSTGTVHVWATNVNSPSASTSFVHTQDVTPSNGAYSLTLQPGYVYTVTTVAGGGKGTATPPAAHALALPYSDTFDSYGNGTEAKYLSDMQGSFEVQPCTGRSGQCVQQMAPVKPIEWQDDSDSYSLIGDTTWSNYTVSADVLLQSAGTTELIGRANAQQRPQSHMNAYYLRIRDTGQWWIEKMYTDGSNHTLATGTTTALGTGSWHNLSFTFQGATISAKLDGNQFGSVTDGSFSSGQAGLGIQGYRTDQFDNLNITPGTGGGTGGTPGGTGPVVSANGGKCLDDNTGSTTNGNKIQIWTCNNSSAQQVTVASDGTLQLLGKCVEVTGNGGAANGTLVELWYCNGGNNQRWTYTASTGALVNPQSGRCLDIPNASTTDGTQLEIWDCNTGNNQRWTLPTT; encoded by the coding sequence ATGTCACGACTATGGAGACTCGCACCACTGTGGGTGCTCACGCTCCTGGCGGCTGTGCTCGCGGTCAGCACTGTTCCCGCGCAGGCGGCCACCACGTCCGTCACCGTGGACGGCACGCAGGGCGGGCGGACGTTCGACGGGATCGGCGCGATCAGCGGCGGTGGCGGCAACTCCCGCTTGCTGACCGACTATCCGGCGGCCCAGCAGACGCAGATCCTGGACTACCTGTTCAAGCCCGGGTACGGCGCGAACCTGCAACTGCTGAAGCTGGAGATCGGTGGCGACGCCAACTCCACCGACGGCTCCGAGCCCTCCGTCGAGCACTCCCGCGGCGTGGTCAACTGCAACGCGGGTTACGAGTTCTGGCTCGCCGAGCAGGCCAAGGCCCGTAACCCCGACATCGGCCTGTACGGGCTGGCGTGGGCCGCGCCCGGCTGGATCAACGGTGGCTTCTGGTCCACCGACACGATCAACTACCTCATCTCCTGGCTGGGCTGTGCCAAGCAGCACGGCCTGACGATCAGCTACCTCGGCGGCTGGAACGAGCGCGGCCACGACGCCAACTGGTTCGTGCAACTGCGCTCGGCGCTGAACAGCGCCGGCTACTCCGGCGTCAAGCTGGTGGCCGACGACAGCGGCTGGGGCGTCGCCGACGACATGGCGAAGAACCAGGCGTTCAACGACGCGGTCGCGATCATCGGCGCGCACTACTCCTGCGAGGGCGGTGACGGCGGGAACGCCAACTCCTGCTCCAGCAGCACCGCCGCGAAGAACAACGGCAAGCCGCTCTGGGACAGCGAGAACGGTTCGCAGGACATGAACACCGGCGCCCCGGCGCTGATCCGGGCCATCACCCGGGGCTACGTCGACGCGAAGATGACCAGCTACTTCAACTGGCCGCTGATTGCCGCGATCTACCCCAACCTTCCCTACAACACCGTCGGTCTGGCGACCGCCGGCTCACCCTGGTCGGGCAACTACTCGATCGGCGCGAGCACCTGGGCCACCGCGCAGGTCACCCAGTTCACCAAGCCGGGATGGAAGTTCATCGACTCGTCCTCCGGCTACCTCGGCGGCGCCGAGTCCAACGGCACGTACGTCACCGTCAGGTCGAACACGTCCTCGGACTACTCGACGATCCTGGAGACCACCACGTCCGGCTCGTCGCAGACGGTGAACTTCGCCGTCAAGGGCGGCCTGTCGACCGGCACCGTGCACGTCTGGGCCACCAACGTGAACTCGCCGAGCGCGTCGACGTCCTTCGTCCACACCCAGGACGTCACGCCGAGCAACGGCGCGTACTCGCTGACCCTGCAGCCCGGATACGTCTACACCGTCACCACGGTCGCCGGCGGCGGCAAGGGCACCGCGACACCGCCGGCCGCGCACGCTCTCGCGCTGCCGTACTCCGACACCTTCGACAGCTACGGCAACGGCACGGAGGCGAAGTACCTGTCCGACATGCAGGGATCCTTCGAGGTCCAGCCCTGCACCGGCCGCTCCGGTCAGTGCGTGCAGCAGATGGCGCCGGTCAAGCCGATCGAGTGGCAGGACGACTCCGACAGCTACTCGCTGATCGGCGACACCACCTGGTCGAACTACACCGTCAGCGCGGACGTGCTCCTGCAGAGCGCGGGCACCACCGAGCTGATCGGCCGGGCCAACGCCCAGCAGCGCCCGCAGTCGCACATGAACGCGTACTACCTGCGCATCCGTGACACCGGCCAGTGGTGGATCGAGAAGATGTACACCGACGGCTCCAACCACACCCTGGCCACCGGCACCACCACCGCGCTCGGCACCGGCAGCTGGCACAACCTGTCCTTCACCTTCCAGGGCGCCACGATCAGCGCTAAGCTCGACGGCAACCAGTTCGGCTCCGTCACCGACGGCTCCTTCTCCAGCGGGCAGGCCGGCCTGGGCATCCAGGGCTACCGCACCGACCAGTTCGACAACCTCAACATCACCCCCGGCACCGGTGGCGGCACCGGCGGCACCCCGGGCGGCACCGGGCCGGTCGTGTCGGCCAACGGCGGCAAGTGCCTGGACGACAACACCGGCTCCACCACCAACGGCAACAAGATCCAGATCTGGACCTGCAACAACTCCAGCGCCCAGCAGGTCACCGTCGCGTCCGACGGCACCCTCCAGCTCCTCGGCAAGTGCGTGGAGGTCACCGGCAACGGCGGCGCCGCCAACGGCACCCTCGTCGAGCTGTGGTACTGCAACGGCGGCAACAACCAGAGGTGGACCTACACCGCGTCGACCGGAGCCCTGGTCAACCCGCAGTCCGGCCGCTGCCTCGACATCCCCAACGCCAGCACCACCGACGGCACCCAGCTGGAGATCTGGGACTGCAACACCGGCAACAACCAGAGGTGGACGCTGCCCACCACGTGA
- a CDS encoding lectin codes for MKRWHIPLASCLLLLGLAAPTAAAHAAAPAVVSDPASLVNPLLGTSNGGNTFPGADAPFGMVSWSPDTSSRPPGGDYAYSDNVVTGFSLNHVSGPGCGAMGDIPVLPTLGGVDGGATQTFSHGNESASAGSYSVTLGNGVKTELTATARSGMARFTFPASTQANLLFKLSADKATNLHFNRVSSTEVSGSVDAGLFCASAPSYTAYFDMVFDQPMTGNGTFNGGDSITFNTTGNQVVQAKVGLSYVSIAGAAANRAAENGGWDFNGTRTAAHNAWNSVLGRIAVAGGTSDQQKVFYTSLYHSLLHPNLLSDSDGRYWGFDRQVHTVSGGQKAQYGTYSGWDIYRTQAQLEALVAPQQASDSAQSLVNDYAQAGFFPKWSLNSAETQVMNGDPGPAIVADYYAFGARNFDTAAAKADMVQQGTTSNPIRMGLDLQTKYGYLPSDGSYPKDFYGSAATLLEYSAQDFATSAFAKSLGDTTTSSQFANRAQDWKNIFNPSSGFIQPKQANGSWKGGFNPTSSDQFVEGTSWQYTGAVPHNIRGLADAMGGNSKYVAYLDSVLSDFHGSGGSHADLGNEPSIELPWEYDYVGQPWKTQKLVRQVQDQLWPNNPANWGVGNDDLGTMSAWYVFSAMGFYPETPGTADLALGSPLFTSVDVTLGGGGHIVVNAPAAADNAPYVQSATLNGATWNNAYLPASFATGGGTLDLVLGTSANTGWATAASAAPPSYNGDGGSKPPGPPVGSTGPVTSDNGGKCLDDNTGSTTNGNKVQIWTCNNSTAQQVTKGADSTLQMVGKCVEVTGNGGAANGTLVELWDCNGGNNQKWTYNSGTKALVNPQSGRCLDIPNASTTDGTQLEIWDCNGGNNQRWNLPS; via the coding sequence ATGAAGCGATGGCATATCCCACTGGCGAGCTGCCTCCTCCTTCTCGGACTCGCCGCCCCCACCGCCGCCGCGCACGCCGCCGCGCCGGCCGTGGTGTCCGACCCCGCCTCCCTGGTCAATCCGCTGCTGGGAACGTCCAACGGCGGCAACACCTTCCCCGGCGCCGACGCCCCGTTCGGCATGGTGTCCTGGAGCCCTGACACATCGTCCCGTCCGCCCGGCGGTGACTATGCCTATTCTGACAACGTTGTCACCGGGTTCAGCCTCAACCACGTCTCCGGACCGGGCTGCGGGGCGATGGGTGACATCCCCGTCCTGCCGACGCTCGGGGGCGTCGACGGCGGCGCCACCCAGACGTTCAGCCACGGCAACGAGTCGGCGAGCGCGGGCTCGTACTCGGTGACCCTGGGCAACGGCGTGAAGACCGAACTCACCGCCACGGCCCGCTCCGGCATGGCGCGCTTCACCTTCCCCGCCAGCACACAGGCCAACCTGCTGTTCAAGCTGAGCGCGGACAAGGCCACCAACCTGCACTTCAACCGGGTCAGCAGCACCGAGGTCAGCGGGTCGGTCGACGCCGGCCTGTTCTGCGCCTCGGCGCCCTCCTACACCGCCTACTTCGACATGGTCTTCGACCAGCCGATGACCGGGAACGGGACCTTCAACGGCGGTGACTCGATCACCTTCAACACCACCGGCAACCAGGTGGTGCAGGCCAAGGTCGGCCTGTCCTACGTCTCGATCGCCGGCGCCGCCGCCAACCGCGCCGCCGAGAACGGCGGTTGGGACTTCAACGGCACCCGCACCGCCGCGCACAACGCGTGGAACTCCGTACTCGGCCGCATCGCGGTAGCCGGTGGCACGTCGGACCAGCAGAAGGTGTTCTACACCTCGCTCTACCACTCACTGCTGCACCCGAACCTGCTCAGTGACTCCGACGGCCGATACTGGGGCTTCGACCGCCAGGTGCACACCGTCTCGGGCGGCCAGAAGGCCCAGTACGGCACGTACTCCGGCTGGGACATCTACCGCACCCAGGCGCAGCTGGAAGCACTGGTCGCACCTCAACAGGCCAGTGACAGCGCGCAGTCGCTGGTCAACGACTACGCCCAGGCCGGCTTCTTCCCCAAGTGGTCGCTCAACTCGGCCGAGACGCAGGTGATGAACGGCGACCCGGGGCCGGCGATCGTCGCGGACTACTACGCCTTCGGTGCCCGGAACTTCGACACCGCCGCGGCCAAGGCCGACATGGTCCAGCAGGGCACCACGTCCAACCCGATCCGGATGGGCCTGGATCTGCAGACCAAGTACGGCTACCTGCCCTCCGACGGGTCCTACCCCAAGGATTTCTACGGTTCGGCCGCCACCCTGCTGGAATACAGCGCCCAGGACTTCGCCACCTCCGCGTTCGCCAAGTCGCTCGGTGACACCACGACTTCCTCGCAGTTCGCCAACCGGGCGCAGGACTGGAAGAACATCTTCAACCCCAGTAGCGGCTTCATCCAGCCCAAGCAGGCGAACGGCTCCTGGAAGGGCGGCTTCAACCCGACCAGCAGTGACCAGTTCGTGGAGGGCACGTCCTGGCAGTACACCGGCGCGGTGCCGCACAACATCCGCGGCCTGGCCGACGCCATGGGCGGCAACAGCAAGTACGTGGCCTACCTCGACAGTGTGCTGTCGGACTTCCACGGTTCCGGCGGCTCGCACGCCGACCTCGGCAACGAGCCCTCCATCGAGCTGCCCTGGGAGTACGACTACGTCGGGCAGCCCTGGAAGACCCAGAAGCTGGTCCGCCAGGTCCAGGACCAGCTGTGGCCGAACAACCCGGCCAACTGGGGTGTCGGCAACGACGACCTGGGCACGATGAGCGCCTGGTACGTCTTCTCGGCCATGGGCTTCTACCCCGAGACCCCCGGCACCGCCGACCTCGCCCTGGGGAGCCCGCTGTTCACCTCCGTCGACGTGACCCTCGGCGGCGGCGGTCACATCGTCGTCAACGCCCCGGCCGCCGCCGACAACGCCCCCTACGTCCAGAGCGCCACGCTCAACGGTGCCACCTGGAACAACGCCTACCTGCCGGCGTCCTTTGCCACCGGTGGCGGCACCCTCGACCTGGTCCTCGGCACCAGCGCCAACACCGGCTGGGCCACCGCCGCGTCGGCCGCCCCGCCGTCCTACAACGGCGACGGGGGCAGCAAGCCGCCGGGCCCGCCGGTGGGCTCCACCGGTCCTGTCACCTCCGACAACGGGGGGAAGTGCCTGGACGACAACACGGGTTCGACCACCAACGGCAACAAGGTCCAGATCTGGACGTGCAACAACTCCACCGCCCAGCAGGTCACCAAGGGCGCCGACAGCACGCTCCAGATGGTGGGCAAGTGCGTGGAGGTCACCGGCAACGGCGGCGCCGCCAACGGCACCCTCGTCGAGCTGTGGGACTGCAACGGCGGCAACAACCAGAAGTGGACCTACAACTCCGGCACCAAGGCCCTGGTCAACCCGCAGTCCGGCCGCTGCCTCGACATCCCCAACGCCAGCACCACCGACGGCACCCAACTGGAGATCTGGGACTGCAACGGCGGCAACAACCAGCGCTGGAACCTCCCCTCCTGA
- a CDS encoding glycoside hydrolase family 76 protein, protein MNTSTPKSWAARAVVALLGLLLLVPNTVGAQAASSPAADSVAVLMKSYDANNGRIDSNGWWTAAVSLSAVMTYEQTTGDRSYDYAISGAFAKNGNFTNEYIDDTGWWALVWLQAYDITGNTDYLNMAKTTTNYMHNYWDGTCGGGVYWSTAKQYKASIANELFLAATAGLHNRIAGDTTYGGWATSEWNWFRNSGLIKGNLVQDGLNVPNCTFSTANYSYNQGVILQGLAEQSRATGDTSLLTTAKTIATAAVARFNRNGVLYDGCEPNCSGDGSAFKGIFARYLRALATATGSTEYDSFLTTTANSIVANDTNSSGQQGNSFVGPFALWTPTTQASAAEALVAGLGGSGSTPPPPSTTGVLRGQESSRCVDVPNATRTNGTQVALWDCNGGGNQSWTSDASGRLAVYGGGKCLDVRSAGTADGTPVQIYDCNGTGAQQWSLRTDGTVVNTGSGKCLDVTGHGTADNTLLEIWTCNGGTNQKWSRT, encoded by the coding sequence ATGAACACATCCACGCCGAAGAGCTGGGCGGCACGGGCGGTGGTCGCCCTGCTCGGCCTGTTACTGCTGGTCCCGAACACCGTCGGCGCGCAGGCCGCGTCGTCCCCGGCCGCCGACAGCGTCGCGGTCCTGATGAAGTCGTACGACGCGAACAACGGCCGGATCGACTCCAACGGCTGGTGGACCGCCGCGGTGTCGCTGAGCGCGGTGATGACGTACGAGCAGACCACCGGCGACCGGAGTTACGACTACGCGATCTCCGGCGCGTTCGCCAAGAACGGCAACTTCACCAACGAGTACATCGACGACACCGGCTGGTGGGCCCTGGTGTGGCTCCAGGCCTACGACATCACCGGCAACACCGACTACCTGAACATGGCCAAGACCACCACCAACTACATGCACAACTACTGGGACGGCACGTGCGGAGGCGGCGTCTACTGGAGCACCGCCAAGCAGTACAAGGCCTCCATCGCCAACGAACTCTTCCTCGCCGCCACGGCCGGGCTGCACAACCGCATCGCGGGCGACACCACCTACGGCGGCTGGGCCACCTCCGAGTGGAACTGGTTCAGGAACTCGGGCCTCATCAAGGGGAACCTGGTCCAGGACGGGCTCAACGTGCCCAACTGCACCTTCAGCACGGCGAACTACTCCTACAACCAGGGCGTGATCCTGCAGGGGCTCGCCGAGCAGTCCCGCGCCACCGGCGACACCTCGCTGCTCACCACGGCGAAGACCATCGCCACCGCGGCCGTCGCGCGCTTCAACCGCAACGGCGTGCTCTACGACGGCTGCGAGCCCAACTGCAGCGGCGACGGTTCGGCGTTCAAGGGCATCTTCGCCCGTTACCTCCGGGCCCTGGCCACCGCCACCGGGAGCACCGAGTACGACTCGTTCCTCACCACCACGGCCAACTCGATCGTGGCCAACGACACCAACAGCTCCGGCCAGCAGGGCAACTCGTTCGTCGGCCCGTTCGCCCTGTGGACCCCCACCACCCAGGCAAGCGCCGCCGAGGCCCTGGTCGCCGGACTCGGCGGGTCCGGCAGCACGCCGCCCCCGCCCAGCACCACGGGCGTCCTGCGAGGGCAGGAGTCCTCGCGGTGCGTGGACGTCCCCAATGCCACCCGGACCAACGGCACACAGGTCGCGCTGTGGGACTGCAACGGCGGCGGCAACCAGTCCTGGACGTCGGACGCCTCCGGGCGCCTGGCCGTCTACGGCGGCGGCAAGTGCCTGGACGTCCGCTCGGCCGGAACGGCCGACGGCACCCCGGTGCAGATCTACGACTGCAACGGCACCGGCGCCCAGCAGTGGAGCCTGCGCACGGACGGCACCGTCGTCAACACCGGTTCCGGGAAGTGCCTGGACGTCACCGGCCACGGCACCGCCGACAACACCCTCCTGGAGATCTGGACCTGCAACGGCGGCACCAACCAGAAGTGGAGCAGGACGTAA
- a CDS encoding PadR family transcriptional regulator translates to MSLRHALLGLLSDRPASGYDLLKLFETSLANAWPATQSQVYTELAKLADAGLITVAAQGPRGRKEYTITDAGLADLRHWLTGTTPVRQTRSDLLLRVFFLGVLTPEQAREYLQWLADISAEGHDRLRTVEESVGWDEDDLSVYGRIALEYGLRFNAMRRDWAEWAAGQIEDQDR, encoded by the coding sequence ATGAGCCTTCGACACGCACTGCTGGGACTCCTCTCGGACCGCCCCGCCAGCGGATACGACCTGCTGAAGCTGTTCGAGACCTCACTCGCCAACGCCTGGCCGGCGACCCAGAGCCAGGTCTACACCGAGCTGGCCAAGCTGGCCGACGCCGGGCTGATCACGGTCGCGGCCCAAGGCCCGCGCGGCCGCAAGGAGTACACGATCACCGACGCGGGGCTGGCCGACCTGCGGCACTGGCTCACCGGGACCACACCGGTCCGGCAGACCCGCAGCGACCTCCTGCTACGGGTCTTCTTCCTCGGGGTCCTCACCCCGGAACAGGCCCGGGAGTACCTGCAGTGGCTGGCCGACATCTCCGCCGAGGGCCACGACCGGCTGCGCACCGTCGAGGAGTCCGTCGGCTGGGACGAGGACGATCTGTCCGTGTACGGCCGGATCGCCCTGGAATACGGACTGCGCTTCAACGCCATGCGCCGCGACTGGGCCGAGTGGGCGGCAGGGCAGATCGAGGACCAAGACCGGTGA
- a CDS encoding helix-turn-helix domain-containing protein, protein MSSQDEVEEFAALLRRLKGRTDRSYAALARRLDMNASTLHRYCAGDAVPLGFAPVERFAAMCGAGPAERIELHRRWVLAVAVRQRSRAATESVPEGAGARSAGSEAPLADGAAELGSVVSADSVRTTAADSVPAAAPAPLPAPRGVAAESLSGSSRDRDAAPRPASRKPCYRPRVAVTATVVTALIAALGSLSAIPFGRSSDTGDDHASGTTAARTAGSRTGSPEPSAPAAGDRPSSPSMSSSAEAVPALPPLAWTANSQLWELQCLHDYVVDKSPQQVPPPPVPLIAAPWARTQGAVHGGQTLVGISVQGRTEAAVVLEALRVRVVGRAAPMTGIVYSTGQGCGGDEAPRSFAVDLDMDRPIARPVQGSENGTSVPAVNIPYRVSSQDPEVLTVDARTTGCDCRWYLELDWSSVGRTGTERIDDHGLPFRTSGIGGLPHYWYGEHGWTPLTSSPSR, encoded by the coding sequence GTGTCGTCCCAGGACGAGGTGGAGGAGTTCGCGGCGCTGCTGCGGCGTCTGAAGGGCCGCACGGACCGTAGTTACGCGGCGCTCGCGCGCCGCCTGGACATGAACGCCTCGACGTTGCACCGGTACTGTGCAGGGGACGCCGTACCGCTCGGCTTCGCACCCGTGGAACGGTTCGCCGCGATGTGCGGGGCCGGTCCGGCCGAACGGATCGAGCTGCACCGGCGGTGGGTCCTGGCGGTGGCGGTACGTCAACGCTCCCGGGCGGCGACCGAGTCCGTGCCGGAAGGCGCCGGAGCCCGCTCCGCCGGCAGCGAGGCTCCCCTCGCCGACGGCGCGGCCGAGCTCGGTTCCGTGGTGTCCGCCGACTCCGTTCGCACGACGGCCGCCGACTCCGTGCCTGCGGCTGCCCCCGCTCCTTTGCCCGCTCCCCGGGGGGTCGCTGCGGAAAGTCTCTCCGGCTCGTCGCGCGACCGCGACGCAGCCCCGCGCCCCGCCTCGCGAAAGCCCTGCTACAGGCCCCGCGTCGCGGTCACCGCGACTGTCGTGACCGCGCTGATCGCCGCCCTGGGCAGCCTGTCCGCCATTCCGTTCGGGCGCTCCTCGGACACCGGCGACGACCACGCGTCCGGTACGACGGCCGCGAGGACGGCGGGCTCACGGACGGGCTCGCCGGAACCCTCCGCACCCGCGGCGGGCGACCGGCCGTCGAGCCCGTCCATGAGCTCCTCCGCCGAGGCCGTCCCCGCCCTCCCACCCCTAGCCTGGACCGCGAACTCCCAGCTCTGGGAGCTCCAGTGCCTTCACGACTACGTCGTCGACAAGTCGCCTCAGCAGGTGCCGCCGCCCCCGGTCCCGCTGATCGCCGCTCCGTGGGCGCGCACCCAGGGCGCGGTGCACGGCGGCCAGACACTCGTGGGCATCTCCGTGCAGGGGCGGACGGAGGCGGCCGTCGTCCTGGAGGCGCTGCGGGTCCGCGTCGTGGGACGGGCCGCCCCGATGACGGGCATCGTCTATTCCACGGGCCAGGGCTGCGGTGGTGACGAGGCTCCTCGCTCGTTCGCGGTAGATCTGGACATGGACCGACCGATCGCCCGCCCGGTCCAGGGCAGTGAGAACGGTACGAGTGTCCCGGCGGTGAACATACCCTACCGGGTGTCCTCGCAGGATCCCGAGGTGCTGACGGTCGACGCCCGGACCACCGGCTGCGACTGCCGCTGGTATCTGGAACTCGACTGGTCCTCGGTGGGCCGTACCGGCACCGAGCGCATCGACGACCACGGCCTCCCCTTCCGCACCAGCGGCATCGGGGGTCTGCCGCACTACTGGTACGGGGAGCACGGCTGGACCCCTCTCACCAGCAGTCCGAGCCGGTAG